The following coding sequences are from one Lolium rigidum isolate FL_2022 chromosome 6, APGP_CSIRO_Lrig_0.1, whole genome shotgun sequence window:
- the LOC124664663 gene encoding uncharacterized protein LOC124664663: MDEKRRLWMEEALTVPETLLHVGTSEGALASIDDACKLLGDNIWGSEHDDYNYDDAESAPDSFSQLSEHGDDSRVLLATSCGLEHTICTRLLTAVGAEQNFRPVLPFYPTSAGNGIFGSQSDETRIARTAERYFGSEGFSSQSDETDIARDAERYFGSEGFSSQSDEIDISRDGARYDELFHGTLIGNAAFDYWANRIAGAHAPDGPLAAAHREITRLVALHGEAGHVLAHCAAPLGLPLRHDGDDPDRAAFLPNAHAALRSLGAAASATAAAEDLIRSRSTARSCSGSWSVVTRLVDDARRDVLEARCAVERMQDAAVADFFHAWKVIKRAPS, from the coding sequence ATGGACGAgaagcggcggctctggatggaggAGGCGCTCACGGTGCCGGAGACGCTCCTGCACGTCGGCACCTCGGAGGGAGCCCTCGCCAGCATCGACGACGCCTGCAAGCTGCTCGGCGACAACATCTGGGGATCCGAGCACGACGACTACAACTACGACGACGCCGAGTCCGCGCCCGACTCCTTCTCCCAGCTATCCGAGCACGGCGACGACTCCAGGGTCCTCCTGGCCACCTCCTGCGGCCTCGAGCACACCATCTGCACCCGCCTGCTCACCGCCGTCGGCGCCGAGCAGAACTTCCGCCCCGTGCTCCCGTTCTACCCCACCAGCGCCGGCAACGGCATCTTCGGCTCCCAGAGCGACGAGACCCGCATCGCCCGGACCGCCGAGCGCTACTTCGGCTCCGAGGGATTCAGTTCCCAGAGCGACGAGACCGACATCGCCCGGGACGCCGAGCGCTACTTCGGCTCCGAGGGATTCAGTTCCCAGAGCGACGAGATCGACATCTCCCGGGACGGCGCGCGCTACGACGAGCTCTTCCACGGCACGCTGATCGGCAACGCGGCCTTCGACTACTGGGCCAACCGCATCGCCGGCGCGCACGCTCCCGACgggcccctcgccgccgcccaccgcgagATCACGCGCCTCGTCGCGCTCCACGGCGAGGCCGGCCACGTCCTGGCCCACTGCGCCGCGCCCctcggcctccccctccgccacgaCGGCGACGACCCGGACCGGGCCGCCTTCCTCCCCAACGCGCACGCCGCGCTGCGGAGCCTGGGCGCCGCAGCGTCGGCCACCGCCGCGGCCGAGGACTTGATCCGCTCGCGGTCCACGGCGCGCTCCTGCAGCGGGTCGTGGTCCGTGGTGACGCGGCTCGTCGACGACGCCAGGCGCGACGTCCTCGAGGCGCGCTGCGCGGTGGAGCGGATGCAAGACGCCGCGGTGGCCGACTTCTTCCACGCCTGGAAGGTCATCAAGCGCGCTCCGTCCTGA
- the LOC124665723 gene encoding mitochondrial import inner membrane translocase subunit TIM14-2-like, translating to MRKFYEGGFQATMTRREAGLILGIRENVRPDKVKEAHKRVMVANHPDAGGSHYLASKINEAKDVLLGKTKGGGSAF from the exons ATGCGTAAATTCTACGAAGGTGGATTTCAAGCTACAATGACCCGAAGGGAAGCTGGTCTAATCCTGGGTATCAG GGAAAACGTCCGTCCTGATAAGGTAAAAGAGGCACATAAGAGGGTCATGGTTGCCAACCATCCGGACGCGGGTGGAAGCCACTACCTTGCGTCGAAGATCAACGAGGCGAAAGATGTTCTGCTAGGGAAAACAAAAGGAGGTGGTTCAGCCTTCTGA